The following nucleotide sequence is from Methanobrevibacter thaueri.
AATTCAATGAAACTTTACAAAATCTATAAAAAGAAAAAACAGGAAGAGAAGAAGAAAAAATGAGAATAATCTACTGGAGCGACTTCAACTGTCCAAATTCATATATAGGATTGGTCCGACTTAAAAATGCAGTTGATGAATTGGATTTGGATGCAAAATGGGAAATGAAACCCTTTGAGCTTTACCCAACATTATTTAACGCTCCAACCAGTTCAATAATTACCCAAAACGTCCTGAAGTACGGGCTTACGCCTGAAGAGACAGAAAAAAAGATTATTGAAACCGAAAAAATCGCTCTAAAAGACGGCATTGAATTGAATTACAAGGACATTAAATTAACATCATCAAGAAATGCCCACAGGCTAGTCAAATATGTGCAGAACAGACATCCTGACATTTCACAGGAACTTATTTTTAAAATTTTTGAAGCCAATTTCTGCGAAAACAGGATAATAGCTGACATCACAACATTGGTTGAAATTTCATCTGAATTGGGTTTGGATGAAAGTGAAATCAGGAATGTGCTT
It contains:
- a CDS encoding DsbA family oxidoreductase, whose amino-acid sequence is MRIIYWSDFNCPNSYIGLVRLKNAVDELDLDAKWEMKPFELYPTLFNAPTSSIITQNVLKYGLTPEETEKKIIETEKIALKDGIELNYKDIKLTSSRNAHRLVKYVQNRHPDISQELIFKIFEANFCENRIIADITTLVEISSELGLDESEIRNVLEGDSYNFEVQIEEEDAIVMGVESIPLYFLNISEEQLIVPGAFEKEDFKIALQDLINGEIESKSFI